GTTTCTGGAGCAAAATCAGGGTAAGTCAGACCCATAGGAGATGGAATAATTTTTGTGCAAAAAGTTTTTGCAACAGAACCTTTTTCCCCCCAAATTTGTGACATGCCACAATTTGTACTTTCTTCACAACCTCATCAAACACTTCTGACGCTAAAAGAAGAGTTTTACCAAACCCTCTCCGCCCCACAGGACGGAATGTGGCATGCGTTTACCGAGCAGGCAAGTCAATGGGAGATCTATGCCGAGAATAAACTTTCCGGCTATTTCTGCTTAAATGAATCCGGGCAGCTACTGGGCGCATATCTCAAAGACAATTTGCTTACTTCCGCTCCGGAGATTTTTGCATCTATTTTGAGGGAGCATAAGATAACCGAAGCAGTCGTTGGGACCAATAATCCCCTCTTTTTGTCGCTTTGTATGGATCATGCAAAAAGTGCATTTACCCATACCCTGCTGTATCGCGACCATCAGAAGATAAGCATTAGTTTGCCCTTACCTGTTTCCAATGCCAATTTCCGTCATGCCAGTCCTGAAGATGCCGACCGGTTGAAAGTGTTTTTTACGGAAAATATTCAGACGGATTTGGACTGGTACGACGAATACGTAAAACAACTCCTTTCAAAAGGTGAGATCTATCTGCTGGAACTCAACGATGACATTATTGGTATCAGTGAAATACGGAAGAGTAAAGCGCAGTCTGATTTTGCAGATGTGGGAATGCTGGTAAGCGAAAAACATCGCAGGCAGGGACTTGGGGCGTATTTGCTGGCCAGTGCAAAAGCGGTTTGTTACCGGTACGGCGTAACCCCTGTCTGTTCCTGTAAATTTGAAAACGAAGGC
The DNA window shown above is from Bacteroidia bacterium and carries:
- a CDS encoding GNAT family N-acetyltransferase yields the protein MPQFVLSSQPHQTLLTLKEEFYQTLSAPQDGMWHAFTEQASQWEIYAENKLSGYFCLNESGQLLGAYLKDNLLTSAPEIFASILREHKITEAVVGTNNPLFLSLCMDHAKSAFTHTLLYRDHQKISISLPLPVSNANFRHASPEDADRLKVFFTENIQTDLDWYDEYVKQLLSKGEIYLLELNDDIIGISEIRKSKAQSDFADVGMLVSEKHRRQGLGAYLLASAKAVCYRYGVTPVCSCKFENEGSRHAIEKVGFISKHRMLKVRF